A window of Halomonas sp. H10-9-1 contains these coding sequences:
- the istA gene encoding IS21 family transposase, whose product MRTITEVLRLKYDAGLSHEKIARACGLSKGVVSKYVSLAQVAGIRWPLPDGTDEAALEARLFPAKSPPMRFSAPDYFQVHQALKRKGVTLQLLWAEYVEVHGDKAYRYSRFCDHYRAWRDRQRRSMRQVHRAGEKLFIDYCGPTVPIINQATGEERRAQVFVAVLGASSYTYAEATWSQALPDWIASHQRAFQFLGGVPELLVPDNLKSAVTRACRYESQLNATYAEMAQHYQVAVLPARPYKPKDKAKAEAAVLLVERWILARLRHHTFFTLASLNQAIRELLEDLNRRPFQGREESRRDLFAAIDRPVLRPLPETPYEYAEWRKARPGIDYHLDLDKHFYSVPHSLVGQVLEVRLTHAMVEVFHKGQRVAAHPRHAPGRFSTLAEHMPKRHQAHRDWSPSRFLDWAKDIGVATLEMTQRQLQDRPHPEHGYRACLGLLQLSRRYGKARLEQACAHALAIPTTRYSSIASILKQGLDQQPMLTLPEALDDLPPHTNVRGAEYYH is encoded by the coding sequence ATGCGAACCATCACCGAGGTGTTGCGCCTCAAGTACGACGCCGGCCTCAGCCACGAGAAGATTGCGCGGGCCTGCGGCCTCTCCAAGGGCGTGGTCAGCAAGTACGTCAGCCTGGCCCAGGTGGCCGGCATCCGCTGGCCGTTGCCCGACGGCACCGACGAGGCGGCGCTGGAGGCGCGGCTGTTCCCGGCCAAATCGCCGCCGATGCGCTTCTCGGCGCCGGACTACTTCCAGGTCCACCAGGCGCTCAAGCGCAAGGGCGTCACCCTGCAGCTGCTGTGGGCCGAGTACGTCGAGGTCCACGGCGACAAGGCCTACCGCTACAGTCGGTTCTGCGATCATTACCGCGCCTGGCGGGACCGCCAGCGGCGCAGCATGCGTCAGGTCCACCGCGCCGGCGAGAAGCTGTTCATCGACTACTGCGGCCCGACCGTGCCGATCATCAACCAGGCCACCGGCGAGGAGCGACGGGCCCAGGTGTTCGTTGCCGTGCTGGGCGCCTCCAGCTACACCTACGCCGAGGCCACCTGGAGCCAGGCGCTGCCCGACTGGATCGCCTCTCACCAGCGCGCCTTCCAGTTCCTGGGCGGTGTCCCCGAGCTACTGGTGCCCGACAACCTGAAGAGCGCCGTGACGCGGGCATGTCGCTACGAGAGCCAGCTCAACGCGACCTACGCCGAGATGGCCCAGCACTACCAGGTCGCGGTGCTGCCGGCGCGGCCTTACAAACCCAAGGACAAGGCCAAGGCGGAGGCCGCGGTGCTGTTGGTGGAGCGCTGGATCCTGGCCCGACTGCGCCACCACACCTTCTTCACGCTGGCCTCGCTGAACCAGGCCATCCGCGAGCTGCTGGAGGATCTCAACCGCCGACCCTTCCAGGGCCGCGAGGAGAGCCGGCGCGATTTGTTCGCGGCCATCGACCGGCCGGTGCTGCGCCCGCTGCCGGAGACGCCCTACGAGTACGCCGAGTGGCGCAAGGCCAGGCCCGGCATCGACTACCACCTCGACCTCGACAAACACTTCTACAGCGTCCCTCACAGCCTGGTCGGCCAGGTGCTGGAGGTGCGCCTGACCCACGCCATGGTGGAGGTGTTCCACAAAGGGCAGCGGGTGGCGGCGCACCCGCGCCACGCCCCGGGACGTTTCTCGACCCTGGCCGAGCACATGCCCAAGCGTCACCAGGCCCACCGCGACTGGTCGCCAAGCCGCTTCCTGGACTGGGCGAAGGACATCGGCGTCGCCACCCTGGAAATGACCCAGCGACAGCTGCAGGACCGCCCCCATCCCGAGCATGGCTACCGTGCCTGCCTGGGCCTGTTGCAGCTCAGCCGGCGCTACGGCAAGGCCCGGCTGGAGCAGGCCTGCGCGCATGCCCTGGCGATCCCCACCACCCGCTACAGCAGCATCGCCTCGATCCTCAAGCAGGGGCTAGATCAGCAGCCGATGCTGACGCTCCCCGAGGCGCTCGATGACTTGCCGCCCCACACCAACGTGCGCGGTGCCGAGTACTACCACTGA